One Cucurbita pepo subsp. pepo cultivar mu-cu-16 chromosome LG07, ASM280686v2, whole genome shotgun sequence genomic region harbors:
- the LOC111798579 gene encoding importin subunit alpha-like, giving the protein MSLRPNERAEVRRNRYKVAVDADEGRRRREDNMVEIRKNRREESLQKKRREGLQAQQLQTSAHSSVMEKKLEHLPSMVAGVWSDEGNMQLEATTQFRKLLSIERSPPIEEVIQSGVVPRFVEFLMREDFPQLQFEAAWALTNIASGTSENTKVVIDHGAVPIFVKLLGSPSDDVREQAVWALGNVAGDSSRCRDLVLGHGALLPLLAQLNEQAKLSMLRNATWTLSNFCRGKPQPAFDLVKPALPALARLIHSNDEEVLTDACWALSYLSDGTNDKIQAVIEAGVCPRLVELLMHPAPSVLIPALRTVGNIVTGDDLQTQVIIHHNALPCLLNLLTNNHKKSIKKEACWTVSNITAGNKAQIEAVINANIIAPLVHLLQNAEFDIKKEAAWAISNATSGGSHEQIKYLVSQGCIKPLCDLLICPDPRIVTVCLEGLENILKVGEAEKNTGDTGGVNVYAQLIDDAEGLEKIENLQSHDNTEIYEKAVKILETYWLEEEDETMPPGTASEAGFSFGGDRPVVPSGGFNFG; this is encoded by the exons ATGTCGCTGAGGCCGAACGAGAGGGCCGAGGTTCGGCGGAACCGGTACAAGGTCGCCGTGGATGCCGATGAAGGTCGGAGAAGAAGGGAGGACAATATGGTTGAGATTCGGAAGAATCGCAGAGAGGAGAGCCTGCAGAAGAAGAGGCGTGAAGGTCTTCAAGCCCAGCAACTGCAAACTTCCGCTCACTCTTCGGTGATGGAAAAGAAG TTGGAACATCTACCATCCATGGTTGCGGGTGTTTGGTCTGATGAGGGTAATATGCAACTTGAAGCGACCACTCAATTTAGGAAACTGCTTTCAATTG AGCGTAGTCCCCCGATTGAAGAAGTTATACAGTCGGGAGTTGTTCCTCGCTTTGTAGAATTTCTCATGAGAGAGGACTTTCCACAGCTTCAG TTTGAAGCTGCTTGGGCTCTTACAAATATCGCTTCAGGAACATCAGAAAACACTAAGGTCGTCATTGATCATGGTGCTGTGCCAATTTTTGTGAAACTTCTTGGTTCTCCAAGTGATGATGTCCGGGAGCAG GCTGTTTGGGCATTAGGAAACGTTGCTGGGGATTCTTCAAGATGTCGTGATCTGGTTCTTGGTCATGGAGCATTGCTTCCTTTACTAGCACAGTTGAATGAGCAAGCTAAGCTTTCTATGCTGAGAAATGCTACCTGGACGTTATCAAATTTCTGCAGGGGCAAGCCGCAACCCGCTTTTGATCTG GTTAAGCCAGCACTTCCAGCTCTTGCACGTCTTATACATTCAAATGATGAAGAAGTTTTGACTGATGCTTGTTGGGCACTCTCATACCTCTCTGATGGTACGAACGACAAAATTCAAGCTGTTATCGAAGCAGGTGTATGCCCTCGGCTCGTTGAGCTCTTAAT GCATCCAGCTCCTTCAGTCCTCATTCCTGCCCTTCGAACTGTTGGAAACATTGTTACGGGCGACGACTTGCAAACTCAG GTTATAATCCATCATAATGCCTTACCTTGCCTGCTAAATTTACTGACTAATAATCATAAGAAGAGCATCAAGAAAGAGGCTTGCTGGACTGTATCAAATATAACGGCCGGGAACAAGGCACAGATTGAG GCCGTAATAAATGCCAATATAATTGCTCCCCTTGTTCATCTGCTTCAAAATGCCGAATTTGATATTAAGAAAGAGGCTGCATGGGCAATCTCAAATGCCACATCTGGAGGTTCTCATGAACAGATCAA GTACCTAGTTAGTCAAGGGTGTATTAAACCCCTGTGTGATCTTCTAATTTGCCCTGATCCTAGGATCGTCACGGTTTGTTTAGAAGGACTTGAAAATATCTTGAAGGTAGGAGAAGCTGAAAAGAACACGGGCGATACAGGAGGCGTAAATGTCTATGCACAATTGATTGATGATGCTGAGGGGCTAGAGAAAATTGAGAATCTACAGAGTCATGACAACACTGAAATTTATGAGAAGGCAGTAAAGATCCTTGAGACCTACTggttggaagaagaagatgagactATGCCACCAGGTACTGCTTCAGAAGCTGGATTCAGCTTCGGTGGCGATCGGCCTGTTGTACCATCTGGGGGATTCAACTTCGGCTAA